One window of the Novosphingobium aureum genome contains the following:
- a CDS encoding sulfotransferase family protein: protein MDARTKSGLNVDQLIETACFRTGRDDFGSDSFREGLEILVGDINADDRPAPLVERFRADLIQNLALRLKTIDYLKAHPELTERRVEKPVFVFGVPRTGTTLLSNLLNADPARRSALTWEIEDPFPPVRAGELTSDMRAVKKLEQEKMMLEAMPEMGKYYRNSAVYPNECIFFMAHDFKALSLESRGKLPNYRDWYFQCDMTSAYQYHKQFLQVLQHHQGGVWNLKMPSHALWLDTLKQVYPDARLIWTHRDPLTAMGSFCSIISLAHKGYTGRVDSEWIADNCTFQAVEHANRIMDYREAHGHDSIIDVHYADLAADPLEGMKALYAALGDEWTPEAEKGMANWLAANPQNKFGRHEYKLAQFGLDEASLRPKFDRYLSAYDVAREG from the coding sequence ATGGACGCACGCACCAAGTCCGGGCTCAACGTCGACCAGCTGATCGAGACGGCCTGTTTTCGCACCGGGCGTGACGATTTCGGAAGCGACAGCTTTCGCGAGGGGCTCGAGATTCTCGTCGGCGACATCAACGCCGACGACAGGCCCGCACCGCTGGTCGAGCGCTTCCGTGCCGACCTGATCCAGAACCTCGCGCTGCGCCTCAAGACGATCGACTATCTCAAGGCGCACCCCGAATTGACCGAGCGGCGGGTGGAGAAGCCGGTGTTCGTCTTCGGGGTTCCGCGCACGGGCACGACGCTGCTCTCGAACCTGCTCAATGCCGACCCGGCGCGTCGCTCGGCGCTGACCTGGGAGATCGAGGACCCGTTCCCGCCGGTCCGGGCGGGCGAGCTGACCAGCGACATGCGCGCGGTGAAGAAGCTCGAGCAGGAAAAGATGATGCTCGAGGCGATGCCCGAGATGGGCAAGTACTACCGCAATTCAGCGGTCTATCCCAACGAGTGCATCTTCTTCATGGCTCACGACTTCAAGGCACTCAGCCTCGAGTCTCGCGGCAAGCTGCCCAATTACCGCGACTGGTACTTCCAGTGCGACATGACCAGCGCCTACCAGTATCACAAGCAGTTCCTGCAGGTGCTCCAGCATCATCAGGGCGGGGTGTGGAACCTCAAGATGCCCAGCCATGCGCTCTGGCTCGATACCCTCAAGCAGGTCTATCCCGATGCCCGGCTGATCTGGACCCATCGCGATCCGCTGACCGCGATGGGCAGCTTCTGCTCGATCATCAGCCTTGCGCACAAGGGCTATACCGGGCGTGTCGACAGCGAATGGATTGCCGACAACTGCACTTTCCAGGCGGTCGAGCACGCCAATCGCATCATGGACTACCGCGAGGCGCACGGCCACGACAGCATCATCGATGTCCATTATGCCGATCTGGCCGCCGATCCGCTGGAGGGCATGAAGGCGCTCTACGCTGCGCTCGGCGACGAATGGACACCCGAGGCCGAGAAGGGCATGGCGAACTGGCTGGCGGCCAATCCGCAGAACAAGTTCGGTCGCCACGAGTACAAGCTCGCGCAATTCGGTCTCGACGAGGCCAGCCTGCGTCCCAAGTTCGATCGCTACCTTTCGGCCTACGACGTGGCGCGCGAGGGATGA
- a CDS encoding SDR family NAD(P)-dependent oxidoreductase, with product MGSGLFDCSGKVTLVTGGNSGIGLGFARGVAQMGGDLVLWGRNAERNAAAAEQLRALGAPRVSCQQVDVTDEGAIIEGYRQLLDDMGRIDCVFANSGMSAASRSLLDMSTEEYRQIMNLNLDGAFFTLREGARAMVRRAENGEPGGSLVACGSLSMFMGLAGKQSYAGSKAALGAMIRGMAVEFGKYRIRANAIAPGYVVTGMMDNPQSKMVTKMFAERTPIPREGYPEDFEGIGAYLASDASRWHSGDTIVIDGAYLVRPM from the coding sequence ATGGGTTCCGGCCTGTTTGACTGCAGCGGCAAGGTGACGCTGGTAACCGGGGGCAACAGCGGCATCGGCCTCGGCTTCGCACGCGGCGTCGCGCAGATGGGGGGCGACCTCGTGCTGTGGGGCCGCAATGCCGAGCGCAATGCCGCCGCCGCCGAGCAACTGCGCGCACTGGGCGCACCGCGCGTGTCGTGCCAGCAGGTCGATGTGACCGACGAGGGCGCGATCATCGAGGGCTATCGCCAGCTTCTGGACGACATGGGCCGCATCGACTGTGTCTTCGCCAACTCGGGCATGTCGGCCGCCTCGCGCAGCCTGCTCGACATGAGCACCGAGGAATATCGCCAGATCATGAACCTCAACCTCGACGGGGCCTTCTTCACCCTGCGCGAGGGCGCGCGCGCGATGGTGCGCCGCGCCGAGAACGGAGAACCGGGCGGCAGCCTCGTCGCCTGCGGCAGCCTGTCGATGTTCATGGGGCTCGCGGGCAAGCAGAGCTACGCAGGCTCGAAGGCGGCGCTGGGCGCGATGATCCGCGGCATGGCGGTCGAATTCGGTAAATACCGCATCCGCGCCAACGCGATTGCGCCCGGCTACGTCGTCACCGGCATGATGGACAATCCGCAATCCAAGATGGTGACCAAGATGTTCGCCGAGCGCACCCCGATCCCGCGCGAGGGCTATCCCGAGGATTTCGAGGGCATTGGCGCCTACCTCGCCTCCGATGCCTCGCGCTGGCACAGCGGCGACACCATCGTGATCGACGGCGCCTATCTCGTCCGGCCGATGTGA
- a CDS encoding zinc-dependent alcohol dehydrogenase, whose product MGKLLTIHDVNDVRLDDYQRPGAGPADVVIRMKAVGICGSDLSYIKHGGIPAPGTLTALGHEGAGEVIEVGEKVSGVSPGQRVIVNPMMTPSYIGSGGPEGAFTEELLVRDGIAGVNILPIPEGVSYEVAAMCEPLAVALHGVNRAQAKEGEKIVIFGCGPIGLGMVLWAIDRGCKDVIALDLSADRLERAKALGAHVIDPGSEDVAARIQQIHGTVSVFGKEKSQTDAYIDAAGGPAILGQVVSLAKTHARHVITAAYLKPIELPAGPMLTTEMTITSAVGYPTEMPEVIAAMPRLKDTIAAMISHTLPFEEVIEGLAIAASPQSGKVMIAFGDAR is encoded by the coding sequence ATGGGCAAACTTCTGACGATCCACGACGTGAACGACGTGCGGCTCGACGACTACCAGCGCCCCGGCGCCGGTCCCGCCGATGTCGTCATCCGCATGAAGGCGGTGGGCATCTGCGGCTCGGACCTCTCCTACATCAAGCACGGCGGCATCCCCGCGCCGGGCACGCTGACCGCGCTCGGCCACGAAGGGGCGGGCGAAGTGATCGAGGTGGGCGAGAAGGTGAGCGGCGTAAGCCCGGGCCAGCGCGTTATCGTCAACCCGATGATGACCCCCAGCTACATCGGCAGTGGCGGTCCGGAAGGCGCCTTCACCGAGGAACTGCTCGTGCGCGACGGCATCGCCGGGGTCAACATCCTGCCGATCCCCGAGGGCGTCTCCTACGAAGTCGCCGCGATGTGCGAACCGCTCGCGGTGGCGCTCCACGGCGTCAACCGCGCCCAGGCGAAGGAAGGCGAGAAGATCGTGATCTTCGGTTGCGGCCCGATCGGCCTTGGCATGGTGCTCTGGGCGATCGACCGCGGCTGCAAGGACGTGATCGCACTCGACCTCTCGGCCGACCGGCTCGAACGCGCGAAAGCGCTGGGGGCGCACGTCATCGATCCGGGCAGCGAGGACGTCGCGGCGCGGATCCAGCAGATCCACGGCACGGTCAGCGTCTTCGGCAAGGAGAAGTCGCAGACCGACGCCTATATCGACGCTGCAGGCGGGCCCGCGATCCTCGGCCAGGTGGTAAGCCTCGCCAAGACCCATGCCCGCCACGTCATCACCGCCGCCTACCTCAAGCCCATCGAGCTTCCGGCAGGTCCGATGCTGACCACCGAGATGACCATCACCTCGGCAGTCGGCTATCCGACCGAAATGCCCGAGGTCATCGCCGCCATGCCGCGCCTCAAGGACACCATCGCGGCGATGATCAGCCATACCCTGCCCTTCGAGGAGGTGATCGAGGGCCTCGCCATCGCCGCCTCGCCGCAATCGGGCAAGGTGATGATCGCCTTCGGGGACGCGCGATGA
- a CDS encoding MBL fold metallo-hydrolase: MNAPASEGAAKEQPALASLVRQGDTQTQADHIAPGIFGVRDISNAYLVTSEEGDLMINTGFMDNAARNAALLAPHRKGPLRAIVLTQSHADHFGGLDTFREDGTQLLGGPGFAANWQDMKRLQPFFAPRSRKLWGATLKRGANPAPPPEVSPEEIAEPCTLTLGERRIELLHTPEGETTDALTVWLPNERIAFTGNLFGPVWLSMPNFNTLRGDRPRSVRTFLASLERVRALEPEIVVTGHGEPIRGAARIRADLDRVHAAVSHVREATIAGMNAGRSLHELMREIAVPEEIAIAEMHGKTSWTVKAIWHEQAGWFRYESTTELYGVPRSAVDADLVALAGADALARRAADHAAQDRPLEALHLCDIVLGAEPDHPGARQARHTALAILLDRSGGSNLSETMWLRSEIAACSE; this comes from the coding sequence ATGAACGCCCCGGCCTCCGAAGGTGCCGCAAAAGAGCAGCCCGCGCTGGCCAGCCTCGTGCGGCAGGGCGACACGCAGACGCAGGCCGACCACATCGCGCCGGGCATCTTCGGCGTGCGCGACATCTCCAACGCCTATCTCGTGACGAGCGAGGAAGGCGACCTGATGATCAACACCGGCTTCATGGACAATGCCGCGCGCAACGCGGCCCTGCTCGCCCCGCACCGCAAGGGACCCTTGCGCGCCATCGTCCTCACACAAAGCCATGCGGACCATTTCGGCGGCCTCGACACCTTCCGCGAAGACGGCACACAACTGCTCGGCGGGCCCGGTTTCGCGGCCAACTGGCAGGACATGAAACGCCTCCAGCCCTTCTTCGCGCCGCGCTCGCGCAAGCTGTGGGGGGCAACGCTCAAGCGCGGCGCGAACCCCGCGCCGCCGCCCGAGGTGAGCCCAGAAGAAATCGCCGAGCCCTGCACGCTCACGCTGGGCGAGCGGCGCATCGAACTGCTCCACACCCCCGAGGGCGAGACCACCGACGCGCTCACCGTCTGGCTGCCGAACGAACGCATTGCCTTCACCGGCAACCTGTTCGGCCCGGTCTGGCTCTCGATGCCCAACTTCAACACGCTTCGCGGCGACCGCCCGCGCTCGGTGCGCACCTTCCTCGCCTCGCTCGAACGCGTGCGCGCGCTCGAACCCGAGATCGTGGTCACCGGCCATGGCGAGCCGATCCGCGGTGCCGCACGCATCCGCGCCGACCTCGACCGGGTCCACGCCGCCGTCAGCCACGTGCGTGAGGCGACCATCGCGGGCATGAACGCAGGCCGCTCGCTGCACGAACTCATGCGCGAGATCGCCGTGCCCGAGGAAATCGCCATCGCCGAGATGCACGGCAAGACCAGCTGGACGGTCAAGGCGATCTGGCACGAACAGGCAGGCTGGTTCCGCTACGAGAGCACCACCGAGCTCTACGGCGTGCCGCGCAGCGCGGTAGACGCCGACCTCGTCGCGCTCGCCGGAGCCGATGCCCTCGCCCGGCGCGCTGCGGACCATGCCGCACAAGACCGCCCGCTCGAGGCACTGCACTTGTGCGACATCGTGCTCGGCGCCGAGCCCGACCATCCCGGCGCACGCCAAGCCAGGCACACGGCGCTCGCCATCCTGCTGGACCGCTCGGGCGGCAGTAATCTGTCGGAGACGATGTGGCTGCGCTCCGAAATAGCCGCGTGTTCGGAGTGA
- a CDS encoding 4Fe-4S domain-containing protein: MPMNDRQTEGGTTGDRWTVESRCINCMASRSIAPELLVEKSGQSVFARQPETDKEIEAAWKAAQLCPVGAVRPPDGLPKYGPLFPEEVAGYFRMGHNTKGSYGAHSYFGRAGDMNFLVDGPGWSTRLASWMEQRGGLDHILLTHRDDIGDTKRYAEYFGADVWIHQADADAAPFANRIIHDDDLASPHPEIRIVPIPGHTRGSVAYLVAGDTLFTGDTLAWDHNERRLRGYRRYCWFDWDQQIASIAALRGLGFSRIFAGHGGSIEMSAPEMVRHLDDLLRREGAE, from the coding sequence ATGCCGATGAACGACAGGCAGACCGAAGGCGGGACGACAGGCGACCGATGGACTGTGGAATCGCGATGCATCAATTGCATGGCATCGCGTTCCATCGCCCCTGAATTGCTGGTTGAAAAAAGTGGCCAATCGGTATTCGCCAGGCAGCCGGAAACCGACAAAGAGATCGAGGCCGCCTGGAAGGCCGCGCAATTGTGCCCGGTCGGCGCTGTAAGGCCGCCGGATGGTCTGCCTAAATACGGACCGTTGTTTCCCGAAGAGGTCGCTGGCTATTTTCGGATGGGCCACAACACGAAAGGTTCCTATGGGGCGCACTCTTACTTCGGCCGCGCGGGCGATATGAATTTCCTTGTGGACGGGCCGGGATGGTCGACCCGGCTGGCAAGCTGGATGGAGCAGCGCGGCGGGCTGGATCACATCCTTCTGACTCATCGCGACGATATCGGTGATACTAAACGTTATGCCGAATATTTCGGTGCTGATGTTTGGATTCACCAGGCGGACGCCGATGCCGCGCCCTTTGCCAATCGGATCATTCACGACGACGACCTTGCCTCGCCCCATCCCGAAATCAGGATCGTGCCGATCCCGGGTCATACGCGCGGAAGCGTGGCCTATCTGGTCGCCGGAGATACGTTGTTTACAGGCGATACACTGGCATGGGATCACAACGAGCGGCGGCTGCGTGGATACAGGCGCTATTGCTGGTTCGACTGGGACCAGCAGATTGCGTCGATCGCGGCTCTGCGGGGTTTGGGGTTTTCTCGAATTTTCGCTGGGCACGGCGGAAGCATTGAAATGTCAGCGCCAGAGATGGTTCGACATCTCGACGACCTGCTCAGGCGAGAGGGTGCCGAGTGA
- a CDS encoding SDR family NAD(P)-dependent oxidoreductase: protein MTSQTKTALVTGAATGIGAALSRALAGAGHRVYGADLSWEDEPESNIQALQCDVADVDSVQRCVSRIEEEAGGVDILVNNAAIAGALDLRPFDAIPPEEFARALQTNVLSQFLCSRAVIGHMRRSGWGRIINLTSGTAFIGVPNMLHYIASKGAIVSLTRSLATEVGQDGVTVNALAPGLTITEGIESNAAFSQAMRDGVVASRSIRREERPDDLAGACVFLASDAAEFLTGQIMVIDGGATFH from the coding sequence ATGACCTCTCAGACCAAGACCGCACTGGTCACAGGCGCTGCAACCGGCATTGGTGCAGCGCTTTCCAGAGCCCTCGCCGGGGCAGGCCACCGGGTATATGGTGCCGACCTGTCCTGGGAGGATGAGCCCGAGTCGAACATCCAGGCCCTGCAATGTGATGTGGCCGATGTCGATAGCGTCCAGCGGTGTGTCAGTCGGATTGAAGAGGAAGCGGGCGGCGTCGATATTCTCGTCAACAATGCGGCGATTGCCGGTGCTCTGGATTTGCGACCGTTCGATGCGATTCCGCCTGAAGAATTCGCACGCGCTCTGCAGACTAACGTCCTAAGCCAGTTTCTGTGCAGTCGCGCGGTCATCGGTCACATGCGCCGTTCGGGCTGGGGGCGGATCATCAATCTCACTTCTGGCACGGCGTTCATCGGCGTGCCCAATATGCTTCATTACATCGCCAGCAAAGGCGCGATCGTTTCGTTGACCCGCTCTCTGGCGACCGAAGTCGGGCAGGATGGGGTGACCGTCAACGCACTCGCGCCCGGCCTGACGATCACCGAAGGGATCGAGAGCAACGCGGCGTTTTCGCAGGCGATGCGCGACGGCGTCGTCGCCTCTCGGTCAATCCGCAGGGAGGAGCGGCCAGACGATCTTGCCGGGGCATGCGTTTTTCTAGCGAGCGATGCGGCCGAATTCCTGACCGGCCAGATCATGGTGATCGATGGCGGCGCAACTTTCCACTGA
- a CDS encoding MarR family winged helix-turn-helix transcriptional regulator — translation MPKNVAHARFERYSLIAQQFGARTVMFQQAAARLLDLNVTQLECLQLIRHLGPITASDLAREIGITQASMSVVVGRLIERRLVSRNRSSDDKRRRLLQLTEGTAAFVDAVYDRHVARMKAIIDAITETELDSALSFMQILEKEMRTTAIEMNKSAGDMGNDPLF, via the coding sequence GTGCCGAAGAATGTCGCCCACGCGCGTTTCGAGCGATATTCGCTTATCGCCCAGCAATTCGGAGCGCGGACGGTTATGTTTCAGCAGGCAGCGGCGCGGCTGCTCGACCTCAACGTCACGCAGTTGGAATGCTTGCAGCTGATCCGTCATCTGGGACCGATCACTGCCTCGGACCTTGCACGCGAGATCGGCATCACGCAGGCGTCAATGAGTGTCGTGGTGGGGAGACTGATCGAGCGCAGGCTGGTTTCGCGAAACCGTTCTTCCGATGACAAGCGCAGGCGCCTCCTGCAGCTTACGGAAGGCACAGCTGCGTTCGTCGACGCAGTCTATGACAGGCACGTCGCGCGGATGAAGGCCATCATCGACGCCATCACGGAAACCGAACTCGATAGCGCTCTTTCGTTCATGCAGATCCTCGAAAAAGAGATGCGCACGACGGCGATCGAAATGAACAAGAGCGCGGGTGACATGGGGAACGATCCGCTGTTTTAG
- a CDS encoding FAS1-like dehydratase domain-containing protein: protein MATQAQDKKFPKITEEGLDDLRKRMGVKIENTVEPWNYEATRDAIRHYAHGIGDDNPLWCDPAYAEKTRYGSIVALPSFLFTTSRIVSGYCGGLPGVHAMWAGADWTWHKPVLRGDTIRTEAYLKDLVEHQTRFAGRAYQQIYHVDFYNQSGDHVAECDSYVFRTDRDEARERGSKYDGVKGKVEKIDPDQLEEWFDLYRNEEVRGTAPRYWEDVAVGDELPKMMKGPMTVTGFIGYAQGWGGLYIRTNKLHFQLIDAHPGLGIPNKFGIKDVPERVHWDDDFAREVGTPGAYDYGPERCSWLTHHMTNWIGDDGFLKRHTCQIRRHNPDGDVIFITGQVVRKFEEGGKKLVEIQQRAETHRGEMSAIGTAIAELPSKG from the coding sequence ATGGCTACCCAGGCTCAGGACAAGAAGTTTCCCAAGATCACCGAGGAAGGGCTCGACGATCTGAGGAAGCGCATGGGCGTGAAGATCGAGAACACGGTCGAACCGTGGAACTACGAGGCGACGCGCGATGCCATCCGCCACTACGCGCACGGCATCGGCGACGACAACCCGCTGTGGTGCGACCCGGCCTATGCCGAGAAGACCCGCTACGGCTCGATCGTTGCGCTGCCCAGCTTCCTGTTCACCACCAGCCGCATCGTCTCGGGCTACTGCGGCGGACTTCCCGGCGTCCACGCGATGTGGGCGGGCGCGGACTGGACCTGGCACAAGCCGGTGCTGCGCGGTGACACGATCCGCACCGAGGCGTACCTCAAGGACCTCGTCGAGCACCAGACCCGCTTTGCGGGCCGTGCCTACCAGCAGATCTACCACGTCGACTTCTACAACCAGTCGGGCGACCACGTCGCCGAGTGCGACAGCTACGTCTTCCGCACCGATCGCGACGAGGCGCGCGAGCGCGGCAGCAAGTACGACGGCGTCAAGGGCAAGGTCGAGAAGATCGATCCCGACCAGCTCGAGGAATGGTTCGACCTCTACCGCAACGAGGAAGTGCGCGGCACGGCCCCGCGCTACTGGGAAGACGTGGCAGTCGGCGACGAGCTGCCGAAGATGATGAAGGGCCCGATGACCGTCACCGGCTTCATCGGCTATGCGCAAGGGTGGGGCGGGCTCTACATCCGCACCAACAAGCTGCACTTCCAGCTGATCGACGCACACCCCGGCCTTGGCATTCCCAACAAGTTCGGCATCAAGGACGTGCCCGAGCGCGTGCACTGGGACGACGACTTCGCCCGCGAGGTCGGCACGCCCGGCGCCTACGACTACGGCCCGGAACGCTGCAGCTGGCTGACCCACCACATGACCAACTGGATCGGCGACGATGGCTTCCTCAAGCGCCACACCTGCCAGATTCGCCGCCACAATCCCGACGGCGACGTGATCTTCATCACCGGCCAGGTCGTGCGCAAGTTCGAGGAAGGCGGCAAGAAGCTGGTCGAGATCCAGCAGCGCGCCGAAACCCACCGCGGCGAGATGAGCGCGATCGGCACTGCCATCGCCGAGCTACCGAGCAAGGGCTGA